A genomic region of Geothrix edaphica contains the following coding sequences:
- a CDS encoding APC family permease — protein MANVRRFLLGRRLASEESHEARISNPVALAVFSSDALSSVAYATGEIMAVLGPYMAMAAFGPAVLSWSWPVAVGIVLLLTILTISYRQTIFAYPSGGGAYIVAKENLGEVPAQVAGASLLVDYVLTVAVSVSAGVTAITSAFPAADAHRVALALAVVAVIGLINLRGVKESGAVFSVPTYGFVISMFAIIGLGFWRYFAGGVSVGEHHAVAAPPLPGWLAIWVFMKAYSAGCTALTGVEAISNGVSAFREPTARNAGKTMVAMVLMLGAMFLGITWLSNHFGIMYTGEGESLLSMLEHRILGNGPGLPHVTYLVMQAFTMLILCLAANTAYADFPRLAAMMARDGFLPRQFASQGDRLVFSNGIFILSFLSGVLLWIFNAREHHLLPLYAVGVFLGFTLSQTGMVRHWLKLRGQRWALKSVINGAGALTTLVVMAVIIVTKFTHGAWVVVLVLPVMVMGFFNIHRHYIRVKSILAGSRADFISPRKNRVVVLVSGIHSGVVQSLNYAKVIADHGEVEALTVDFPDENGRDSAALERLRSDWPRYCEGIPLRSIRSPYRKIVEPIVEELDRMRRVEPEYTITVILPEFVTGHWWANLLHNQTAWRIKTTLLMKPKTVVISIPYHLEPILE, from the coding sequence ATGGCCAATGTCCGACGCTTCCTGCTGGGCCGCCGCCTCGCCAGCGAAGAAAGCCACGAAGCCCGCATCAGCAACCCGGTGGCCCTGGCGGTGTTCAGCTCGGACGCGCTCTCCTCCGTGGCCTATGCCACCGGCGAGATCATGGCCGTGCTCGGCCCCTACATGGCCATGGCGGCCTTCGGACCGGCGGTGCTGTCCTGGTCCTGGCCCGTGGCCGTGGGCATCGTCCTGCTGCTGACGATCCTCACCATCAGCTACCGGCAGACCATCTTCGCCTACCCCAGCGGGGGCGGTGCCTACATCGTGGCCAAGGAGAACCTGGGCGAGGTGCCGGCCCAGGTGGCGGGCGCCTCGCTGCTGGTGGATTACGTGCTGACGGTGGCGGTGAGCGTCTCCGCCGGCGTCACGGCCATCACCAGCGCCTTTCCTGCGGCCGATGCCCATCGGGTGGCCCTGGCGCTGGCCGTGGTGGCCGTCATCGGATTGATCAACCTGCGGGGCGTCAAGGAGAGCGGCGCGGTGTTCTCGGTGCCGACCTACGGGTTCGTGATCTCGATGTTCGCGATCATCGGGCTGGGATTCTGGCGCTACTTCGCGGGCGGCGTGTCCGTCGGCGAGCACCACGCGGTGGCGGCCCCGCCCCTTCCGGGCTGGCTGGCCATCTGGGTGTTCATGAAGGCCTACAGCGCGGGCTGCACGGCCCTGACCGGGGTGGAGGCCATCTCCAATGGCGTGTCTGCCTTCCGGGAGCCCACGGCGCGGAACGCAGGCAAGACCATGGTGGCCATGGTGCTGATGCTCGGCGCCATGTTCCTGGGCATCACCTGGCTGTCCAACCACTTCGGCATCATGTACACCGGCGAAGGCGAGTCCCTGCTGTCCATGCTGGAGCACCGGATTCTCGGGAACGGCCCCGGCCTTCCCCACGTCACCTACCTGGTCATGCAGGCCTTCACGATGCTGATCCTGTGTCTGGCGGCCAACACGGCCTACGCGGACTTCCCCCGCCTGGCGGCCATGATGGCCCGGGACGGCTTCCTCCCCCGGCAGTTCGCGAGCCAGGGCGACCGCCTGGTGTTCTCGAACGGCATCTTCATCCTGTCGTTCCTGTCGGGGGTCCTGCTGTGGATCTTCAACGCCCGTGAGCACCACCTGCTGCCGCTGTACGCCGTGGGCGTGTTCCTGGGGTTCACCCTGTCGCAGACCGGCATGGTCAGGCACTGGCTCAAGCTGCGCGGACAGCGCTGGGCCCTCAAGTCGGTCATCAACGGGGCCGGGGCCCTCACGACGCTGGTTGTGATGGCGGTCATCATCGTGACGAAGTTCACCCACGGCGCCTGGGTGGTGGTGCTGGTGCTGCCGGTCATGGTGATGGGCTTCTTCAACATCCACCGCCACTACATCCGGGTGAAGTCGATCCTGGCGGGCAGCCGCGCCGACTTCATCAGCCCCCGCAAGAACCGGGTGGTGGTGCTGGTCTCGGGCATCCACTCCGGGGTGGTGCAGTCGCTGAACTACGCCAAGGTCATCGCGGACCACGGCGAGGTCGAGGCCCTCACCGTGGACTTCCCCGACGAGAACGGGCGCGACAGCGCCGCCCTGGAGCGCCTGCGCTCGGACTGGCCCCGCTACTGCGAGGGCATCCCCCTCCGCTCCATCCGCAGCCCCTACCGCAAGATCGTGGAGCCCATCGTGGAGGAGCTGGACCGCATGCGCCGCGTGGAGCCGGAGTACACCATCACCGTGATCCTGCCGGAGTTCGTCACGGGCCACTGGTGGGCCAACCTCCTCCACAACCAAACCGCCTGGCGCATCAAGACCACCCTGCTCATGAAGCCCAAGACCGTGGTCATCTCGATCCCCTACCACCTCGAGCCCATACTGGAGTAG
- a CDS encoding EamA family transporter — MAWFGWALASMVLMGLGNLGMKAAGQRGLSPAAVLLWVVIGELPLAVAYWLWRGRPGGSAGAVAWGLVAGACTATALILVNESFTRGAKTAVAIGVMNANFVLVALLAFLLFREQLQPSKLVGLAATLSGLWLMAR, encoded by the coding sequence ATGGCGTGGTTTGGCTGGGCACTGGCATCGATGGTCCTCATGGGCCTGGGCAACCTGGGCATGAAGGCCGCGGGGCAGCGGGGGCTCAGCCCGGCGGCCGTCCTCCTCTGGGTGGTGATCGGGGAGCTGCCCCTGGCCGTGGCCTATTGGCTGTGGCGGGGCCGCCCCGGCGGGTCCGCCGGGGCCGTGGCCTGGGGTCTGGTGGCCGGCGCCTGCACCGCCACGGCCCTGATCCTGGTGAACGAGAGCTTCACCCGGGGAGCCAAGACCGCCGTGGCCATCGGGGTCATGAACGCCAACTTCGTCCTGGTCGCCCTGCTGGCCTTTCTTCTTTTCCGCGAGCAGCTCCAGCCCTCCAAGCTGGTGGGGCTTGCCGCGACCCTATCCGGCCTCTGGCTGATGGCCCGCTGA
- the lipA gene encoding lipoyl synthase, whose product MARFSKRVGREVLDGHPRLPEWITKERVKLGDLHGMKKDLRDSHLHTVCEEARCPNRTHCFTHGTATFLLMGEVCTRACGFCSIQSGKPRLLDPHEPQETAERVAALNLRFAVLTSVNRDDLPDGGAAHFAETVLAIRRRNPGVGVEVLVPDFLGDLDAVARVVAAGPTVFNHNTETVPSLYPEVRPAGRFERSLRVLAHAKALGTALYGSGFRTKSGLMLGLGETEAELMTTFEALAAHGVDILTLGQYLRPTRHQLPVKRYVPPEAFAELGAKAKAFGFQTVYAGPLVRSSFNAHEVSGLEGISIA is encoded by the coding sequence ATGGCCCGTTTCTCCAAGCGTGTGGGCCGCGAAGTCCTCGACGGCCACCCCCGCCTGCCCGAGTGGATCACCAAGGAGCGGGTGAAACTCGGCGACCTGCACGGCATGAAGAAGGACCTGCGGGACTCGCACCTCCACACGGTCTGTGAGGAGGCCCGCTGCCCCAATCGGACCCACTGCTTCACCCACGGCACGGCCACCTTCCTGCTCATGGGCGAGGTCTGCACCCGGGCCTGCGGCTTCTGCAGCATCCAGAGCGGCAAGCCCCGCCTCCTGGACCCCCACGAGCCCCAGGAGACCGCCGAGCGCGTGGCGGCCCTGAACCTCCGCTTCGCCGTGCTCACCTCGGTGAACCGCGACGACCTGCCGGACGGCGGCGCCGCCCACTTCGCCGAGACCGTCCTGGCCATCCGCCGCCGCAACCCCGGCGTGGGCGTGGAGGTGCTGGTGCCGGACTTCCTGGGCGACCTGGACGCCGTGGCCCGGGTGGTGGCCGCGGGCCCCACCGTCTTCAACCACAACACGGAGACCGTGCCCAGCCTCTACCCCGAGGTGCGGCCCGCGGGCAGGTTTGAGCGGAGCCTTCGGGTGCTGGCGCATGCGAAGGCGCTGGGGACGGCCCTGTATGGGTCCGGGTTCCGCACCAAGAGCGGCCTCATGCTCGGGCTCGGCGAAACCGAGGCCGAGCTCATGACCACCTTCGAGGCCCTGGCCGCGCATGGCGTGGACATCCTCACCCTGGGCCAGTACCTGCGCCCCACCCGCCACCAGCTGCCCGTGAAGCGCTACGTGCCCCCCGAGGCGTTCGCGGAGCTGGGCGCCAAGGCCAAGGCCTTCGGCTTCCAGACCGTCTACGCGGGCCCGCTGGTGCGCTCCAGCTTCAACGCCCACGAGGTTTCGGGCCTGGAAGGCATCAGCATCGCCTGA
- a CDS encoding S1C family serine protease: MIGQQTRSLWCSNPTDIVWNENLQKVVGGKLYARIKKELATQHIPEPKASDSVFESTSKPEEAELELGVLLKKMTLNLCTTVESKGDVSLEAKWALLNPKTQKVVGEFTSTGSFVMPTRDMHWAKIVDAGIDSLVSNLFLQPSFKEALVAPLPSGPAQAEAAFTFPAVQALAGGTVKNSALIQAAVVTVETGSRTGTGFYISRDGHLLTANHVLGNSKLVKIKTATGRVLPGEVLSCDPKRDVALVKTAAIPFDPLPIRAGDPGTGEEVFAIGSPLGDTFNGSVTRGVVSGFRDAPGGRFLQSDVSILPGNSGGPLVDAAGYVVGIADLATGLKGGNMNFFIPAAEALTKLSIHLAPSGSAQTR; this comes from the coding sequence GTGATCGGACAGCAGACCCGCAGCCTGTGGTGCAGTAATCCGACCGACATCGTCTGGAACGAGAACCTCCAGAAGGTGGTGGGGGGCAAGCTCTATGCTCGGATCAAGAAGGAGCTCGCGACCCAACACATCCCCGAACCGAAGGCCAGTGACTCCGTGTTCGAGTCCACCAGCAAGCCCGAGGAAGCCGAGCTCGAACTGGGGGTCCTGCTCAAGAAAATGACCCTGAACCTGTGCACGACCGTGGAATCAAAAGGGGACGTATCCCTGGAGGCCAAGTGGGCCCTGCTCAATCCGAAGACCCAGAAGGTCGTGGGCGAGTTCACCTCCACGGGCTCGTTCGTGATGCCCACCCGGGACATGCATTGGGCGAAGATCGTGGATGCCGGGATTGATTCGCTGGTGTCCAACCTCTTCCTCCAGCCCTCCTTCAAGGAGGCCCTTGTCGCCCCCCTGCCTTCCGGCCCGGCGCAGGCTGAAGCCGCCTTCACCTTCCCCGCGGTCCAGGCCCTCGCCGGCGGTACCGTGAAGAACAGCGCGCTGATCCAGGCGGCCGTGGTGACCGTGGAGACCGGCTCCAGAACCGGGACGGGGTTTTATATCAGCAGGGATGGTCACCTCCTCACGGCGAATCACGTGTTGGGCAACTCCAAGCTGGTGAAGATCAAGACGGCGACCGGCCGGGTGCTGCCGGGTGAAGTGCTGAGCTGCGATCCCAAGCGGGACGTCGCCCTTGTCAAGACCGCAGCCATCCCGTTTGATCCCCTGCCCATCCGCGCCGGCGACCCCGGGACCGGCGAGGAAGTGTTTGCCATCGGTTCCCCCCTGGGTGACACATTCAATGGGTCCGTCACCCGCGGCGTGGTGAGCGGCTTCCGGGACGCTCCGGGCGGTCGTTTCCTTCAGAGCGATGTGTCCATCCTCCCCGGCAACAGCGGCGGCCCCCTGGTGGACGCGGCCGGATACGTGGTGGGCATCGCGGATCTGGCCACAGGCCTCAAGGGGGGCAACATGAACTTCTTCATCCCCGCGGCCGAGGCCCTCACCAAGCTGTCCATCCACCTGGCTCCGAGCGGGTCGGCTCAAACCAGATAA
- a CDS encoding MBL fold metallo-hydrolase, whose protein sequence is MTKHRASAIGVFLMAQVFAALAPSLAARAAGVPPAQTGPPAPPVAPQPESLKVVLLGTGVGPVVNLEQYGASILVEAGGQRLLFDCGRGATLRLAQAGIPIGSISRVFLTHLHSDHVIQLPDLLLVGWAAGRRAVPLTVWGPTGTRDMMNHLQQAFAFDIHVRRDVDEHFPAAGITVVSHDITEEGVVFKENGLTVAAFLVDHGVVGPAFGYRVDYGGHSVVLSGDTRVSENLIRHARGVDVLIHEAIDPEMLRTRPDRPSPAIVDAIIAHHTTPEQAGTVFRRVAPRLAVYSHAPNTARVLAQTRTTYTGPLQGAEDLLTIHIGNEVRVEHHPLQASMALKAR, encoded by the coding sequence ATGACCAAGCACCGCGCGTCCGCCATCGGTGTCTTTCTTATGGCCCAGGTGTTTGCGGCCCTTGCCCCGAGTCTCGCCGCTCGTGCGGCCGGGGTCCCACCGGCGCAGACCGGCCCTCCGGCACCCCCAGTGGCGCCCCAGCCCGAAAGCCTCAAGGTCGTCCTGCTCGGCACGGGCGTGGGACCGGTGGTCAACCTGGAGCAGTACGGCGCCAGCATCCTCGTCGAGGCGGGCGGACAGCGCCTCCTCTTCGACTGCGGTCGGGGGGCGACCCTCCGGCTGGCGCAGGCCGGCATTCCGATCGGCTCGATCTCACGGGTATTCCTCACGCACCTGCATTCGGACCACGTGATCCAGCTCCCCGACCTCTTGCTGGTCGGCTGGGCAGCCGGGCGGCGCGCCGTGCCGCTCACGGTGTGGGGGCCGACGGGTACCCGCGACATGATGAACCACCTGCAGCAGGCCTTCGCCTTCGACATCCACGTGCGGCGTGATGTCGATGAGCATTTCCCTGCGGCCGGCATCACGGTGGTGAGCCACGACATCACGGAGGAAGGCGTCGTTTTCAAGGAGAACGGGCTGACGGTGGCGGCTTTTCTCGTCGACCACGGTGTGGTGGGGCCGGCGTTCGGCTACCGCGTCGATTACGGCGGCCATTCGGTCGTGCTCTCTGGCGATACGCGTGTCTCGGAGAACCTCATTCGCCACGCGCGGGGTGTCGACGTACTGATCCACGAGGCCATCGATCCCGAGATGCTCCGCACCCGGCCGGACCGTCCAAGCCCGGCCATCGTCGACGCGATCATCGCGCACCACACGACGCCCGAGCAGGCGGGCACGGTATTCCGCCGTGTGGCGCCCCGCCTGGCGGTCTATTCCCACGCGCCCAATACGGCGCGGGTCCTGGCACAAACCCGGACGACCTACACGGGACCCCTGCAGGGCGCGGAAGACCTGCTGACCATCCACATTGGGAACGAGGTTCGAGTGGAGCACCACCCGCTCCAGGCATCCATGGCCTTGAAGGCTCGCTAA
- a CDS encoding 4Fe-4S dicluster domain-containing protein — MAKKLEEPQERGDFFKSLGTLFAGFVANRVEEAVTSLGPKLLRPPGALDELEFLTKCTRCDKCMRACPENAILKAGPSAGLGLKTPYLDPRSIPCFLCTTLPCIAECDDEALVWPRLVRADGTVLEGPKAVRMGTARVKPSLCATWGDLDREPRACRVCVDRCPYPEEAIRIAEPREGEAVGHPVVEADVCTGCGLCVFACPAEPAAIVVEPRRG; from the coding sequence GTGGCCAAGAAGCTCGAGGAACCCCAGGAACGCGGCGACTTCTTCAAGTCCCTGGGGACCCTCTTCGCCGGCTTCGTGGCGAACCGCGTGGAGGAGGCGGTGACGAGCCTGGGGCCGAAGCTGTTGCGGCCCCCCGGGGCCCTGGACGAGCTGGAGTTCCTCACCAAGTGCACCCGCTGCGACAAGTGCATGCGGGCCTGCCCGGAAAACGCCATCCTCAAGGCCGGGCCCAGCGCCGGCCTGGGCCTGAAGACCCCCTACCTGGACCCGAGGAGCATCCCCTGCTTCCTCTGCACCACGCTGCCCTGCATTGCCGAGTGCGACGACGAGGCCCTCGTGTGGCCCCGACTCGTCCGGGCCGATGGCACCGTGCTCGAAGGGCCGAAGGCCGTGCGCATGGGCACCGCCCGCGTGAAGCCCAGCCTATGCGCCACCTGGGGCGACCTGGACCGGGAACCCCGGGCCTGCCGCGTCTGCGTGGACCGCTGTCCCTATCCCGAAGAAGCCATCCGGATCGCCGAGCCCCGGGAGGGCGAGGCCGTGGGCCATCCCGTGGTGGAGGCGGACGTCTGCACGGGCTGTGGGCTGTGCGTCTTCGCCTGTCCCGCCGAGCCGGCGGCCATCGTCGTGGAGCCGCGGCGGGGCTGA